A genomic region of Miscanthus floridulus cultivar M001 chromosome 3, ASM1932011v1, whole genome shotgun sequence contains the following coding sequences:
- the LOC136545468 gene encoding putative receptor-like protein kinase At3g47110, protein MRIYVHLLLLFVVISTILLLGSCQTTPSSNNEDREALLDLKSFITSDPSGALSSWGNGSSECTWTGVMCKSKQGGRVTELDLRDLNLVGTISPHIGNLTALSSLYLQENHFAGNIPNHLGRLRQLQMLNLSSNLLTGTIPPAFTNCTGLMTIDLSGNVISGAIPASIHLLRKLRILNMGKNQLDGSIPSSIGNLSLLSNIDVNTNNLTGKIPEAMGGLDHIQHLQLSINNLKGMVPVQLYNRSMLVFFAFAKNDLHGEIPSDIGFRLPNLSVFHTCFNKFSGPIPPSLHNVTKIESIRMSNNLFTGSVPPGLNRLHNLVMYNIGFNHISDTTAIITDLTNCTNLQLIALDENLIEGSLPASFGNLSSSLVKLYLGGNRINGRIPPAVGSLTSLTLLNMSYNQLSGSIPSEIGRLSQLTALGLAGNKLSGLLPAEIGHLTALTRLEMSKNELVGRIPDELGLLQRVLLLDISSNKLHGDIPASLFALRSLSSVLNLSHNSLSGALSETIGQLENIIAIDLSDNLLNSSIPLSIGQCRSLQALSLSRNAMSGVIPDSIGNLRGLQSLDLSDNNLTGTIPESLAKLPLQLLNLSMNDLNGLVPSSGIFENHSIVYLYGNPNLCYSSLACYHSQYSSQSRKKHIVTVVVAASVVAAVSILVLVIVMLSWSWRFLPKAKAGATHSGVNIIANHPLISYEELFRVTNNFDQANLIGVGSFGLVYKAVLHDGTPVAIKVLDQSKVGAPKTWLAECETLRNVRHRNLIKLVTVCASADFAGNDFRAVVYELMSNGSLEDWIHERKRHEDGTGLSAEEVLNVAIDAASALEYMHNDCGGQVVHCDIKPSNVLLDGDMVAKVSDFGLAQFLGPVQPEQQSVSSIHGLKGSIGYIPPEYGYGSKPSTRGDAYSYGVMLLEMITGKSPLEQNFGGEMNLIKWVRDNFPRRAHEVIDKRLISIAIDDASLERLQESDTKQLLLNFLLIPMMEVALSCVVVAPDERSNMHDSLLRLKQTKETFLRNCSISRG, encoded by the exons ATGAGAATCTATGTCCATCTGCTGCTTCTcttcgtggtcatatctactatTTTACTCTTGGGTTCCTGTCAAACAACTCCAAGCAGCAATAACGAGGACCGAGAGGCTCTCCTTGATTTGAAATCCTTCATCACCAGTGACCCCTCAGGGGCGCTATCATCATGGGGGAATGGCTCGTCGGAGTGCACATGGACAGGGGTGATGTGCAAATCTAAACAAGGTGGCAGGGTCACAGAGCTGGATCTCAGGGACCTCAACTTGGTTGGAACTATTAGCCCTCACATTGGCAATCTCACAGCTCTAAGTTCCCTGTACTTACAGGAGAATCACTTTGCCGGTAACATTCCTAACCATCTCGGTAGGCTTCGTCAGCTCCAAATGCTAAATCTTAGCAGCAACCTTCTTACCGGAACCATTCCCCCGGCTTTCACAAACTGCACTGGTCTCATGACCATCGATTTGTCGGGGAACGTCATTTCTGGTGCAATCCCTGCATCCATCCATCTTCTTCGGAAGCTTCGGATCCTAAACATGGGGAAGAACCAGCTAGATGGCAGTATTCCCTCATCAATTGGTAACCTGTCACTGCTAAGCAATATTGATGTCAATACAAACAACCTCACCGGTAAAATCCCCGAAGCAATGGGCGGACTGGATCATATCCAGCACCTGCAGCTCTCCATAAACAACCTAAAAGGCATGGTTCCCGTGCAACTTTACAATCgctctatgcttgttttctttgcatttgcaaagaATGACCTTCATGGTGAGATTCCGAGTGATATTGGTTTTCGGCTCCCAAACCTAAGTGTGTTCCACACTTGCTTCAACAAGTTCAGTGGTCCGATCCCACCGTCCCTCCACAACGTGACCAAGATTGAGAGCATTAGGATGTCCAACAACCTGTTTACCGGCTCAGTGCCACCGGGTCTTAACAGACTCCATAATCTTGTCATGTACAACATTGGCTTCAACCACATATCAGACACCACAGCCATCATTACAGACCTAACAAACTGCACTAACCTGCAATTAATCGCCCTCGATGAGAATCTCATCGAGGGATCACTGCCTGCTTCATTTGGCAACCTGTCAAGTTCCCTTGTAAAGCTATACCTTGGCGGCAACCGGATAAATGGTCGAATACCGCCGGCCGTAGGAAGTTTAACATCCTTAACATTGCTCAACATGAGTTACAACCAACTCTCTGGGAGTATCCCATCAGAGATAGGTCGTCTCAGCCAGCTGACAGCGCTTGGGCTTGCCGGGAACAAACTATCAGGGCTACTCCCGGCGGAGATTGGGCACCTTACTGCACTCACAAGACTAGAGATGAGCAAGAATGAGTTGGTTGGTAGAATTCCAGACGAGTTGGGTCTCCTCCAACGTGTTCTTTTGCTGGATATATCAAGCAACAAACTCCATGGGGACATTCCTGCCTCCCTCTTTGCACTCAGGAGCCTTAGTTCTGTTCTTAATCTGTCACATAATTCACTTTCTGGAGCATTAAGTGAGACCATCGGCCAGCTAGAGAATATCATCGCCATTGACCTCTCAGACAATTTACTCAACAGCAGTATCCCACTCTCGATAGGGCAGTGCCGGAGCCTGCAAGCACTATCCTTGAGCAGAAATGCCATGTCAGGAGTGATCCCTGACAGTATTGGGAATCTTAGAGGTTTGCAAAGCCTAGACCTTTCAGACAACAATTTAACTGGTACCATACCTGAAAGCCTAGCGAAGCTGCCTCTTCAACTATTAAACCTCTCGATGAATGACCTAAATGGGTTGGTTCCAAGCAGTGGAATCTTCGAGAACCACTCCATTGTTTACCTCTACGGAAACCCAAACCTTTGCTACTCAAGTTTAGCATGCTACCATTCGCAATATTCCTCCCAAAGTCGAAAGAAGCACATAGTGACTGTGGTGGTTGCTGCATCAGTAGTAGCTGCAGTTTCCATCCTTGTATTGGTTATTGTTATGTTGAGCTGGTCCTGGAGATTTTTACCAAAGGCAAAGGCAGGAGCGACACACAGCGGTGTTAACATCATAGCAAATCACCCACTTATTTCATATGAAGAGCTATTTCGTGTGACCAACAACTTTGACCAAGCAAACCTCATCGGGGTTGGTAGCTTTGGTTTGGTCTACAAAGCTGTACTACATGATGGAACACCAGTGGCCATCAAAGTACTAGACCAATCCAAGGTGGGAGCACCGAAGACCTGGCTTGCAGAGTGTGAGACTCTCAGAAATGTCAGGCACCGTAACCTCATCAAGCTGGTCACAGTTTGTGCAAGTGCCGATTTTGCCGGCAACGACTTCCGCGCTGTGGTTTATGAGCTAATGAGCAATGGAAGCCTGGAGGACTGGATCCACGAGCGTAAACGCCATGAGGATGGGACTGGGCTCAGTGCTGAAGAGGTGCTCAACGTAGCCATTGATGCTGCCAGCGCGCTGGAGTACATGCACAATGACTGTGGGGGACAGGTGGTGCACTGTGACATCAAACCTAGCAATGTGCTGCTGGATGGAGATATGGTTGCAAAAGTGAGTGACTTTGGTTTGGCCCAGTTCTTAGGTCCAGTGCAACCAGAACAACAATCAGTTTCCAGTATTCATGGACTCAAGGGCTCCATTGGATACATTCCACCTG AATATGGATATGGGAGTAAACCATCCACAAGAGGTGATGCCTACAGCTACGGCGTAATGCTCCTCGAGATGATCACTGGCAAGAGCCCTCTCGAACAGAACTTTGGAGGGGAAATGAATCTCATAAAATGGGTGCGAGATAATTTCCCCCGTCGAGCTCACGAAGTAATTGACAAGCGACTCATCAGCATTGCAATTGATGATGCCTCCTTAGAAAGGTTGCAGGAAAGTGACACCAAGCAGCTGCTACTGAACTTCCTGTTAATACCCATGATGGAAGTGGCCTTATCTTGTGTTGTCGTGGCCCCGGACGAACGAAGCAACATGCATGATTCGCTACTAAGGTTGAAGCAAACGAAGgagactttcttgcgcaattgcAGCATCAGCAGAGGTTGA